The DNA window CTAATCTTGCACCCAGAATAGTTCCTATTAAAGTCCATGTAAAAAGAGGTTCTAAATATTTTATATTAACATTATCAATTTTGAAAATTCTTGCCATTATAATATAGCCAAGTCCAAAAGCAAAAATGAACATCAGACTATAGAAATGAAGTGTAATCGGACCTAACTGAATTCCATTTGAAGGATCCCATATTTTAAAAGGAGTTTTCAGCTCAACTTGATCAGCAGCTGTAATTGGTTTGTTTGATTTTACAGCATATTTTAAAGTTTCTATATTTTCCTTAGTAATAGCAGTATTTATCAGCTTGAAGTGTTTATCAAAAAATTGATAATTAGCATTCTTATATTTGATCAGAATTAGAGAGCTGGAATCATAATAAGCAGGCTCAAAGTTTGATTTATTCAGAATTACCAGAACATTATTGCTAATCGGCTGATCAACAAAAGAGCTTAAATTCACTACTTCAGTTGTTGAATAGATTTTTACGGGAATTTCGGTAGAATTCACTTTTAAAGTTCCGTCTGATAGACCTCCCGGGTATTCCTGTGCAAAAAGACATTGGGTAATGAATGCAAATGCGACAAGGTAAATTCTGAAAAAAATATTACTCATTTCTATTTTTTTGATAGTTTATATTGAATTTTTTATTTCTTTGGGGGAACAGGATCATATCCACTTCCTCCCCAAGGATGACATTTTGAAATTCTTTTTATACCTAACCAGAAACCTTTAAAAATACCATGAACCTGCAATGATTCCACCATATAATGTGAGCATGTGGGTTCATAACGGCAGTTTTTAGGAAGTAAGGGCGAGATAAACCATTGGTAAAATTTAATTAAAATTACCAAAGGAAAAGTAATGATTTTATTGATTGTTAATTTCAAAACAATGCAAAAATAGGGTAAAAAAATGAAAATTAGTTTAAATTTGTTAGAAGTTTCAGGCTTTTAAAACTGAAACATTCAAACAAAAATTGTAAAATATCTTGAATCAAAATATTCCATTAGCTGAAAAATTAAGACCTAAAACTTTAAATGAAGTTTTAGGGCAGGAGCATCTTACCGGAGATAAGGGAACGATAAAAAAAATGATCGAGAATGATGCTTTGAATTCTCTTATTTTGTGGGGACCGCCGGGAACAGGAAAAACAACATTGGCTGAGATAATTTCTGAAAAATCAGGTCGGAAATTTTATAAACTTTCCGCTGTTTCATCAGGTGTAAAGGATGTTAGGGATGTGATAGATGAAGCTAAAAAACAGAATCTGTTTTCTGGAAAATCTCCTATTTTATTTATTGATGAAATTCACCGATTTAATAAATCGCAACAGGATTCTTTGTTGCATGCTGTAGAAAAAGGATGGATTGTATTAATTGGTGCTACTACAGAAAACCCCAGTTTCGAAGTAGTTTCTGCTTTACTTTCAAGAAGTCAGGTCTATATTTTAAAGGCTCTGAGCTATGAAAAATTG is part of the Chryseobacterium paludis genome and encodes:
- the yidD gene encoding membrane protein insertion efficiency factor YidD; translation: MKLTINKIITFPLVILIKFYQWFISPLLPKNCRYEPTCSHYMVESLQVHGIFKGFWLGIKRISKCHPWGGSGYDPVPPKK